A window of Papilio machaon chromosome 1, ilPapMach1.1, whole genome shotgun sequence contains these coding sequences:
- the LOC106718843 gene encoding suppressor of hairless protein yields MPHQYGAGAGGMAQGPPSPPPQHGALYPRYASAAGPGAGAYRPEERRLTREAMERYLRDRSDMVVVILHAKVAQKSYGNEKRFFCPPPCIYLFGDGWRLRRERMLREGETEQASQLCAFIGIGNSDQDMQQLDLNNGKQYCAAKTLYISDSDKRKHFMLSVKMFYGNGHDIGIFNSKRIKVISKPSKKKQSLKNADLCIASGTKVALFNRLRSQTVSTRYLHVENGNFHASSTQWGAFTIHLLDDNESESEEFAVRDGYVHYGSTVKLVCSVTGMALPRLIIRKVDKQMALLEADDPVSQLHKCAFYMKDTERMYLCLSQERIIQFQATPCPKEPNKEMINDGACWTIISTDKAEYQFYEGMGPVRSPVTPVPLVHSLNLNGGGDVAMLELAGDNFTPSLQVWFGDVEAETMYRCAESMLCVVPDISQFRGQWLWVRQPTQVPVSLVRNDGIIYATGLTFTYTPEPGPRPVCPPVDDVMRPEQAWHHDAIAHRLPDNIQ; encoded by the exons ATGCCGCACCAGTacggcgcgggcgcgggcgggaTGGCGCAGGGCCCGCCGTCCCCGCCGCCGCAGCACGGCGCGCTGTACCCGCGCTACGCCAGCGCCGCAGGCCCTGGCGCCGGCGCCTACCGCCCCGAAGAGCGCCGACTCACTCGTGAAGCCATGGAACGATACTTGCGTGATCGTTCCGATATGGTCGTTGTCATTTTACACGCTAAAGTCGCCCAAAAGTCTTATGGAAACGAAAAAAGGTTCTTCTGTCCGCCTCCTTGTATTTACCTTTTCGGCGATGGGTGGCGGCTGCGACGCGAGCGCATGCTGCGCGAAGGCGAGACCGAGCAGGCGTCGCAGCTCTGTGCCTTCATCGGCATAGGCAACTCAGACCAGGACATGCAGCAGTTAGACCTGAACAATGGCAAGCAGTATTGTGCAGCTAAAACTTTGTACATATCAGATTCAGATAAAAGGAAACACTTCATGCTAtctgttaaaatgttttatggtAATGGACATGATATAggcatttttaatagtaaaagaataaaagttatttcaaaACCATCAAAGAAAAAGCAATCCTTAAAGAATGCAGACTTGTGTATAGCTAGCGGAACAAAGGTGGCGCTCTTTAATAGACTGAGATCACAGACAGTATCAACGAGGTACTTGCATGTGGAGAATGGTAACTTCCATGCATCATCCACACAGTGGGGTGCATTTACGATACACCTTCTGGATGATAATGAAAGTGAGTCTGAAGAGTTTGCAGTAAGAGACGGTTATGTACACTACGGATCTACTGTGAAGCTTGTCTGTTCTGTAACAGGCATGGCATTACCTCGACTTATAATTAGAaag GTGGACAAGCAAATGGCATTACTGGAAGCAGATGACCCTGTGTCACAGCTGCATAAATGTGCATTCTACATGAAAGATACGGAGCGGATGTATCTCTGCCTATCTCAGGAGAGAATTATCCAGTTCCAAGCCACGCCGTGCCCCAAAGAGCCAAATAAGGAAATGATTAATGATGGTGCTTGTTGGACTATAATATCCACTGATAAGGCTGAATATCAATTTTACGAAGGCATGGGACCTGTCAG GTCTCCAGTGACGCCTGTGCCCCTAGTACATTCACTGAATTTAAACGGCGGCGGCGATGTGGCCATGCTGGAGCTGGCGGGGGACAACTTTACGCCCTCACTGCAAGTGTGGTTCGGTGACGTTGAGGCGGAGACCATGTACCGATGCGCAGAGTCCATGCTGTGCGTCGTCCCGGATATATCTCAGTTCAGGGGACAGTGGCTGTGGGTGCGACAGCCCACGCAG GTGCCAGTATCGCTGGTGAGGAACGACGGTATAATATATGCGACAGGTCTGACTTTCACGTATACGCCGGAGCCCGGACCTCGGCCGGTGTGTCCGCCCGTCGACGATGTGATGCGCCCCGAGCAGGCCTGGCACCACGACGCCATCGCGCATCGCCTGCCCGACAACATACAATAG
- the LOC106718849 gene encoding venom serine carboxypeptidase — MIPRWIILLSISQLIICTEHYLLPELPPGEAPEPILTFMEKTYYSGRVRAGYDAGEPLLLTPYIEEKKLEEARKAAFVDPGYTLPDMESYSGYLTVNKEYNSNLWFWYFPVADKPIEETPLILWLQGGPGASSLYGLFTEIGPFRVTENSNLEEMKYSWGKNHSLLFIDNPVGTGFSFTDDDRGYSTNQTTIGENLYAALQQFLTLFPELRKAPLTLAGESYAGKHIPSLAVQILWHREEHEPVNLQGLAIGNGFIDPLTLQRYSHFVREVGLLDDKAADAMNHLETAVIQFINNGEMLKAYAYYNYLLQLFISESRLSNLYNYLQDDISLQGSYVDFIQRDEVRRALHVGNTNFTSIGVVYKKLVPDFMGSAKHWLEELLENYRVMIYNGHLDIIVAYHPSVNTYNALSFSGTADFKSAKRMPWYHDGRVAGYYKRAGNLTEVMVRGAGHMVPTDQPPAALGLISAFVRGVELDKDTAALVDEKKDTQRRRQLPTN, encoded by the exons ATGATACCGCGCTGGATCATTTTGTTATC gatCTCTCAACTAATAATATGCACGGAGCATTATTTATTACCCGAGTTACCTCCTGGGGAGGCGCCAGAGCCCATTCTGACCTTCATGGAGAAGACATACTACAGCGGACGAGTCCGGGCTGGGTACGATGCAGGCGAACCCTTACTTCTGACGCCGTACATTGAAGAGAAGAAACTGGAAGAAGCGAGGAAAGCCGCATTTGTTGACCCAGGGTACACCCTACCTGATATGGAGAGTTACTCGGGATATTTAACt GTGAATAAAGAGTACAACTCGAACCTCTGGTTCTGGTACTTCCCGGTGGCGGACAAGCCTATCGAGGAGACACCTTTGATCCTCTGGCTGCAAGGAGGGCCCGGTGCATCATCCTTGTATGGCCTCTTTACTGAGATTGGGCCCTTCCGTGTCActgaaaatagtaatttagaag aGATGAAGTATTCTTGGGGCAAGAACCACTCACTGCTGTTTATCGATAACCCCGTGGGCACCGGCTTCAGCTTTACCGACGACGACCGAGGATATTCCACCAATCAGACAACG ATCGGCGAGAATCTGTATGCAGCTCTGCAACAGTTCCTAACGCTATTCCCTGAGCTGAGGAAGGCACCTCTAACGCTGGCAGGGGAGTCATACGCCGGGAAACACATACCATCCCTCGCGGTGCAGATACTCTGGCATCGGGAGGAACATGAACCTGTTAATCTACAG GGTTTAGCCATTGGCAACGGGTTCATCGACCCGCTGACTCTGCAGCGCTACAGCCACTTCGTGCGCGAGGTGGGCCTGCTGGACGACAAGGCGGCAGACGCCATGAACCACCTCGAGACCGCCGTCATACAGTTCATTAACAACGGAGAGATGCTCAAAGCGTACGCG TATTACAATTACTTGCTTCAATTGTTCATCTCGGAGTCACGACTCAGCAACTTGTACAACTATCTGCAAGACGACATAAGCTTGCAAGGTAGTTACGTAGACTTCATCCAGCGCGACGAGGTGCGGCGCGCGCTGCACGTTGGCAACACCAACTTTACGTCAATCGGCGTTGTCTATAAGAAGCTCGTCCCCGATTTTATGGGTAGCGCGAAACACTGGCTGGAAGAACTGCTAGAGAACTATAGGGTTATGATCTACAA TGGTCATTTGGACATCATTGTCGCGTACCATCCATCGGTGAACACGTACAACGCACTCTCATTCTCTGGTACTGCGGACTTCAAATCGGCCAAGAGAATGCCATGGTATCATGATGGGAGAGTCGCTGG GTATTACAAAAGGGCTGGCAATTTGACTGAAGTGATGGTCCGTGGCGCAGGTCATATGGTGCCGACCGACCAGCCGCCTGCAGCCCTAGGTCTCATATCGGCCTTCGTACGCGGCGTGGAGCTCGACAAGGACACTGCAGCGTTGGTTGACGAAAAAAAGGATACGCAAAGGCGTCGTCAGCTACccacaaattaa
- the LOC106718842 gene encoding DNA repair protein UVH3: protein MGVTGLWRLIEPAGKPVPVETLENKVLAVDISIWLHQMVKGYQDAKGAPVANAHLMGLFQRLCKLLYFRIKPVFVFDGGYPDLKKETIAKRQDNKSKLNSESERLKRELALLLGKRTAIGSLLGKQISPKKANPATDVNRDDMFKLPALPQKEEESESESEDEQDSSASTIDLHTVDVESENFKNMPAKEKYDLLIELKETRKMNSWGKLHTLPKKSDQFSDFQMERLLKRRKIQECLEETEKEMGDGTMSINELESLLNEEGIDTKIETLPTRRIASNNTTRFLLINNVKQALADAKKKKELLSKKEEVDKKIVPEEVTNVTPKTEDEELQMAIKMSMECVDDANTSAGTSKTDDSWTSHLSDSDYSYSYSEDEGDDIEQPDMSSAKAYIAQYSDFTYKAIDNIVTSKNSGSKSKCKVPKIDEIIKELENEKSIIVDKVDLSSDEDKKLHDIKLIDPDTQTQNENNVIADIDVNDTQQSVIAVENQSISVINLDTSTEEEKSEIKTIVSESVNVGTVQNELSDDSSDNEFEEVPEENKSSKPVVELTLNMGAAPDDDIFADVFEDNKQEHIKENQDSKNEPTILNTNIDLCEVKIKEEPDTFEIYNIETDKEITESPKIDTSPIEKESSGEDEQNDAVVNAENVNKNNEQKDIALSPEKTDQAVIESNKPPKKLLTTEDLNSMMSEIQSKEDHLIQEKGKMDRIGRNITEEMTKDAQELLQIFGIPYIVAPMEAEAQCAFLERVNLTDGTITDDSDIWLFGGKTVYKNFFNHNKHVMQFLSERIEKSFNLSREQLILFALLVGSDYTMGIPGIGPVTALEILASFPFSKRQFLSETSKQAKYFQIIAGLQEFKKWVRAGKRTDNIKLKKKIKNVQLTEDFPSMRVVQAYLEPNVEKSDEKFTWGNIDITILRDYTKTKFGWSQNKLDEIIKPVLSRINDRKTQRSVQDYFKAKIDFQSLEDKMSKRVKAAVQMMDPEYKAEVNEEDIQPVEDKKGKIKRKPNKVTMGNDLSEPSTSKKKKSENNEAVTKVININEANCQGFEVVIPKTDRFQEIIPQREKDKQNILQNKLKAIEIFRKSKISRKVKRTKRRVNLPKAEAELSESSDEN, encoded by the exons ATGGGAGTCACTGGACTGTGGAGACTTATTGAGCCCGCAGGCAAACCGGTCCCGGTGGAGACTTTGGAAAACAAAGTGCTCGCAGTTG ATATATCAATATGGTTGCATCAGATGGTCAAAGGATACCAAGATGCAAAAGGAGCCCCTGTGGCAAACGCTCACCTTATGGGTCTATTTCAACGTCTCTGTAAATTACTTTACTTTAGAATAAAACCagtatttgtttttgatgGTGGATAccctgatttaaaaaaagaaacaatt gCTAAGAGACAAGataataaatctaaacttAATTCTGAATCAGAAAGATTAAAAAGAGAACTTGCCCTATTGCTTGGGAAAAGGACAGCTATTGGTAGTTTATTGGGGAAGCAAATATCTCCGAAGAAAGCCAACCCTGCAACTGATGTAAATAGAGATGATATGTTTAAACTGCCAGCGTTGCCTCAGAAAGAAGAAGAATCTGAATCAGA GTCTGAAGATGAACAAGATTCTAGTGCATCTACAATTGACTTACACACTGTTGATGTTGAATCTGAGAATTTTAAGAACATGCCTGCTAAAGAAAAGTATGATTTACTCATTGAATTAAAAGAGACAAGAAAGATGAATTCATGGGGAAAACTTCATACACTGCCAAAGAAAAGTGATCAGTTCTCAGATTTTCAA ATGGAAAGATTATTAAAACGTAGAAAAATACAAGAATGTTTAGAAGAAACAGAGAAAGAAATGGGAGATGGCACAATGTCCATAAATGAGCTTGAATCTTTGTTAAATGAAGAAGGTATTGATACAAAAATTGAAACACTACCCACTCGCCGAATCGCCTCTAATAATACTACAAGGTTCTTACTCATCAATAATGTAAAACAAGCATTAGCAGAtgctaaaaagaaaaaagaactaCTTAGTAAAAAAGAAGAAGTAGATAAGAAAATTGTTCCTGAAGAAGTGACTAATGTAACACCAAAAACAGAAGATGAGGAACTTCAAATggcaataaaaatgtcaatggAATGTGTAGACGACGCTAATACAAGTGCTGGTACATCTAAAACAGATGATTCTTGGACTTCACATTTATCAGACTCTGATTATTCTTATTCCTATTCTGAGGATGAAGGTGATGATATTGAACAGCCAGATATGTCCTCTGCCAAGGCCTATATTGCACAATATAGTGACTTTACCTATAAAGCTATTGATAACATTGTAACATCCAAAAATAGTGGCTCCAAAAGTAAATGCAAAGTCCCAAAAATAGATGAAATAATCAAGGAACTTGAAAATGAAAAGTCAATTATAGTTGATAAAGTTGATTTGTCATCAGATGAAGACAAAAAATTGCATGATATTAAACTCATAGACCCAGATACCCAGACCcagaatgaaaataatgtaattgcTGATATTGACGTAAATGATACACAGCAATCTGTTATTGCTGTTGAAAACCAATCTATTAGTGTAATAAACCTCGACACAAGCACTGAAGAGGAAAAATCAGAAATAAAGACTATTGTATCCGAATCTGTTAATGTTGGAACTGTTCAAAACGAATTATCAGATGATTCTAGTGACAATGAATTTGAAGAAGTGCCAGAAGAAAACAAATCAAGCAAGCCAGTTGTTGAGCTCACTCTCAACATGGGGGCCGCtcctgatgatgatatatttgcTGACGTTTTTGAAGACAACAAGCAAGAACATATCAAGGAAAACCAAGATAGTAAAAATGAACCTACAAtcttaaatactaatattgaTTTGTGTGAAGTAAAGATAAAAGAAGAGCCTGATACGTtcgaaatttataatatagaaaCAGACAAAGAGATAACTGAGTCTCCGAAAATAGATACATCGCCTATTGAGAAAGAAAGCTCTGGTGAAGATGAACAGAATGATGCAGTAGTAAATGcagaaaatgtaaataaaaacaatgagcAAAAAGATATTGCATTATCCCCAGAAAAAACTGATCAGGCTGTCATTGAAAGTAATAAGCCACCTAAGAAGTTATTAACTACTGAAGATTTAAATTCCATGATGTCCGAAATTCAAAGCAAAGAGGATCATTTGATAcaagaaaaaggaaaaatgGATCGAATCGGACGAAACATAACAGAGGAAATGACAAAAGATGCGCAAGAGTTGCTTCAAATTTTTGGTATTCCTTACATCGTTGCTCCGATGGAGGCAGAAGCTCAATGTGCATTTCTTGAACGTGTAAATTTAACAGATGGGACTATAACTGATGATAGTGATATTTGGTTATTTGGTGGAAAGACAGTGTATAAGAATTTCTTTAATCACAATAAACATGTCATGCAGTTTTTGTCAGAAAGAATAGAGAAGTCATTTA ATTTATCAAGAGAACAGTTGATACTGTTTGCGTTATTAGTTGGTAGTGATTACACAATGGGTATACCTGGTATTGGTCCTGTAACTGCACTAGAAATCCTAGCATCCTTTCCATTCAGCAAGAGGCAGTTCCTCAGTGAGACATCTAAACAGGCGaagtattttcaaataatagcTGGGCTACAAGAATTCAAGAAATGGGTGCGAGCAGGAAAGAGAAcggataatattaaattaaagaaaaagataaaaaatgttcaactAACAGAGGATTTTCCTAGTATGAGG GTGGTTCAAGCTTATCTAGAGCCGAATGTTGAAAAAAGTGATGAAAAGTTTACTTGGGGAAATATTGATATTACTATATTACGAGattatacaaaaactaaatttggCTGGTCACAGAAtaaacttgatgaaattataaaaccagTTTTGAGCAGAATAAATGATCGCAAAACTCAAAGATCGGTTCAGGACTATTTCAAGGCAAAGATAGATTTTCAATCACTCGAGGATAAAATGAGTAAGAGAGTTAAAGCCGCGGTTCAAATGATGGACCCGGAATATAAGGCAGAAGTAAATGAAGAAGATATTCAACCTGTAGAAgacaaaaaaggaaaaataaaacgaaaaccAAATAAAGTTACAATGGGTAATGACCTGTCAGAACCATCAACAAGTAAAAAGAAGAAATCTGAGAATAATGAAGCAGTaactaaagttattaatattaatgaagcCAATTGCCAAGGTTTTGAAGTTGTCATTCCGAAAACTGACAGATTCCAAGAGATCATACCTCAGAGAGAAAAAGACAAACAGAACATTTTACAGAATAAGTTGAAAGCAATAGAGATATTTAGAAAATCTAAAATCAGTAGAAAAGTTAAGCGCACGAAAAGGAGAGTAAATCTACCAAAAGCCGAAGCCGAGCTATCAGAAAGTAGCGATGAAAATTAG
- the LOC106718805 gene encoding transmembrane 9 superfamily member 2, with amino-acid sequence MALVSYVLCAFLFLTPIHAFYLPGLAPVNYCKAGEDTGKSCKNEIPLFVNRLNTEESVIPFEYHHFDFCLSDETQSPVENLGQVVFGERIRPSPYRLKFLENVECQAVCTKSYRGTDPDSIKKLNLLKMGMALYYQHHWILDNMPVTWCYLVNEDGKVYCSTGFPMGCQLRSDMDTCTPIVNNIPNKVGAYYLFNHVDLEITYHSGKEEEWGVGFGDNEGRIISAKVKPASINHANPDHLDCNNRNLLEIPNTLLKDDKFSITYSYSVKFIKNNTIKWSSRWDYILESMPQTNIQWFSILNSLVIVLFLSGMVAMILLRTLHKDIARYNQMECGEDAQEEFGWKLVHGDVFRPPRRGMLLAVFLGSGAQVFGMTLVTLAFACLGFLSPANRGALMTCALVAWVLLGAAAGYVSARIYKSFGGRRWKSNILLTSMVCPGVVFSLFFIMNLVLWGKGSSAAVPFSTLVALLALWFGVSVPLTFIGAYFGFRKRILEHPVRTNQIPRQIPEQSLYTQPVPGIVMGGVLPFGCIFIQLFFILNSLWSSQMYYMFGFLFLVFVILVITCSETTILLCYFHLCAEDYHWWWRAFLSSGSTAGYLFVYCCHYFVTKLNIEDAASTFLYFGYTFIMVFLFFLLTGTIGFMACFWFVRKIYSVVKVD; translated from the exons ATGGCTCTTGTCTCGTATGTGCTTTGCGCATTTCTGTTTTTGACACCTATCCATGCATTTTATTTACCCGGCTTAGCGCCAGTAAACTATTGCAAAGCTGGTGAAGATACAGGGAAGTCATGTAAA aatGAAATCCCCCTATTTGTGAATAGGCTGAACACAGAAGAATCTGTCATACCATTTGAATATCATCATTTTGATTTCTGTCTGTCCGACGAGACACAATCACCAGTTGAGAACCTTGGGCAAGTTGTATTCGGTGAGAGGATTAGGCCGAGTCCCTACAGATTGAAGTTCCTTGAGAATGTTGAATGCCAGGCAGTGTGTACTAAGTCTTACAGAGGCACCGATCCGGATTCAATTAAGAAGTTGAACTTGTTGAAAATGGGAATGGCTCTATATTACCAGCACCATTGGATCTTGGATAATATGCCAGTGACTTGGTGTTACTTGGTGAATGAAGATGGCAAGGTTTATTGCAGTACAGGCTTCCCAATGGGATGTCAGTTGCGCAGTGACAtg GACACATGTACTCCTATTGTCAACAATATACCGAATAAAGTTGGTGCGTACTACTTATTCAACCATGTAGACTTGGAGATTACATATCACAGCGGTAAAGAAGAAGAATGGGGTGTTGGATTTGGTGATAATGAAGGACGAATTATTTCTGCCAAG GTCAAACCTGCCAGTATCAACCATGCAAACCCAGACCATTTAGACTGCAACAACCGCAACCTTCTAGAAATACCCAACACTCTCTTAAAGGATGACAAATTCAGTATCACATACTCTTATAGTGTCAAGTTTATTAagaacaatacaataaaatggtCCTCAAGATGGGATTACATATTGGAGTCGATGccacaaacaaatatccagTGGTTTTCAATACTTAATTCCCTAGTTATTGTTCTGTTCCTTAGTGGAATGGTTGCTATGATATTGTTGAGAACTTTACATAAAGATATTGCAAGATATAACCAAATGGAATGTGGTGAAGATGCACAG GAGGAGTTTGGTTGGAAGTTGGTGCATGGGGATGTTTTTAGACCACCGCGTCGTGGCATGCTTCTCGCTGTCTTCCTTGGTTCCGGAGCACag GTGTTTGGCATGACACTGGTAACACTGGCCTTTGCTTGCCTCGGCTTTCTATCACCGGCTAACCGTGGGGCTCTGATGACGTGTGCGCTGGTAGCCTGGGTGCTACTGGGTGCTGCGGCTGGATATGTCAGCGCCAGGATCTATAAGAGTTTCGGTGGTAGACGGTGGAAGAGTAATATACTGCTTACTTCGATGGTGTGCCCTGG cGTGGTGTTCTCTTTGTTCTTCATAATGAACCTGGTGCTGTGGGGCAAGGGTTCATCTGCTGCAGTACCCTTCTCCACACTGGTGGCGCTGCTCGCTCTCTGGTTCGGCGTCTCTGTACCACTTACATTCATCGGCGCATACTTTGGATTTAGGAAGAGA ATCCTGGAGCACCCGGTGCGGACGAACCAGATCCCACGGCAGATTCCGGAGCAGTCGCTGTACACGCAGCCTGTACCCGGCATCGTGATGGGCGGAGTCCTGCCCTTCGGATGCATCTTCATACAACTCTTCTTCATACTTAACTCACTCTGGTCCAGTCAG ATGTACTACATGTTCGGCTTCCTGTTTCTCGTGTTCGTGATCCTGGTGATCACTTGCTCGGAGACGACCATCCTGCTGTGCTACTTCCATCTGTGCGCCGAGGACTACCACTGGTGGTGGCGCGCCTTCCTCAGCTCGGGCTCCACCGCCGGATATCTCTTCGTCTACTGCTGCCACTACTTCGTCACCAAGCTCAACATCGAAGATGCCGCTTCCACCTTCCTCTACTTCGGATATACATTCATCATGGTCTTTCTGTTCTTCCTCCTCACCGGTACCATCGGTTTCATGGCCTGCTTCTGGTTTGTGAGGAAGATTTATAGCGTCGTTAAAGTCGATTAA
- the LOC106718806 gene encoding venom serine carboxypeptidase-like — translation MKLFFTLVFILSIKITESITPALILTPLIEGSKTEEARNLAIVDPLLFLNVTSYSGFLTVDKRYNSNLFFWYFPVPDKPVDKTPWIIWLQGGPGATSLVGVFDEVGPFEYKKDLGLKKREWSWCREYSMVFIDNPVGAGFSFTDSKEGFARNMTMYSSQLYSAVQQLVVLFPELRSSELYVAGESYGGHYVPAFANKAVQEMNEQGKLPFNLKGLIMGNPVLDRKGETNFTSVFYNWGLIDRQGVIAASSLQEQFIQAVQKGNSSAAVELRNQLLDKLQLIAFEPDTYNVLKNYGNLEDFTEYISLENVREALHVGTIRFTFSNVSVHTYIVDDFLKPMSPIMTSVLEHCRVLIYCGQLDLTAPCVPAAEWRRAHWRWRGRDLFLRAPRTPWWYNNSRAGFVKSGGGFTEVLVQDSGHLAPIDKAEQVLQLVSYFIRGLELPMPPNYQIDPKNTPEYNVPDGQKSVPDSAGTDYRTGLIVSVSVNVLLVMGLLVLVVFAVRWRRSNEDFFYSPLSDGILSMT, via the exons atgaaattattttttacattagtgtttattttaag tataaaaataacagaatCTATAACACCAGCATTGATTCTTACGCCTCTTATTGAAGGGAGTAAAACTGAAGAGGCCAGAAATCTTGCTATAGTCGATCCTTTACTGTTCCTAAATGTGACCAGCTACTCTGGATTCCTTACGGTCGATAAAAGGTACAACTCGAATCTATTCTTCTGGTACTTCCCGGTTCCTGATAAGCCAGTTGACAAGACGCCCTGGATTATTTGGTTGCAAGGAGGTCCCGGCGCCACCAGTCTTGTTGGTGTGTTTGATGAAGTTGGACCCTTTGAATATAAGAAAGATTTAGGTTTAAAAA AACGTGAGTGGTCATGGTGTCGGGAGTACTCTATGGTCTTCATCGACAACCCAGTAGGCGCAGGATTCAGTTTCACTGACAGCAAAGAAGGATTTGCAAGAAATATGACTatg TACTCCAGTCAGTTATACTCAGCAGTCCAGCAACTGGTAGTGCTGTTCCCAGAGTTGCGATCTAGCGAACTGTACGTGGCCGGGGAGTCCTACGGCGGACATTATGTACCAGCATTCGCAAACAAAGCAGTTCAGGAGATGAACGAACAAGGAAAATTACCTTTTAACTTGAAG GGTTTAATTATGGGTAATCCAGTGTTAGACCGCAAGGGTGAGACAAACTTCACTTCGGTGTTTTACAACTGGGGTCTGATAGACCGACAGGGGGTCATCGCCGCCAGCTCCCTCCAGGAACAGTTTATACAGGCCGTTCAAAAAGGAAATTCCAGTGCTGCCGTCGAG CTTCGCAACCAGTTGCTCGATAAGTTGCAGCTGATAGCTTTCGAGCCTGACACGTATAATGTATTAAAGAATTATGGCAATTTGGAGGATTTTACTGAATATATTTCGTTGGAGAACGTCCGCGAGGCGCTGCATGTTGGTACCATACGGTTCACGTTTAGCAACGTCAGTGTGCATACCTATATAGTTGATGATTTCTTGAAGCCAATGTCACCGATTATGACCTCAGTATTGGAACATTGCAGAGTCCTCATTTATtg CGGTCAGCTGGACCTGACAGCGCCGTGTGTGCCGGCGGCGGAGTGGCGACGCGCGCACTGGCGCTGGCGCGGCCGCGACCTGTTCCTGCGCGCGCCGCGCACTCCCTGGTGGTACAACAACTCTCGTGCTGG GTTCGTTAAAAGCGGCGGAGGTTTTACAGAGGTATTAGTTCAAGACTCGGGTCATCTCGCACCAATTGACAAAGCGGAGCAGGTGCTGCAGCTAGTTTCCTACTTTATCAGGGGCCTGGAATTGCCAATGCCACCAAACTATCAAATCGACCCGAAAAATACCCCAGAGTATAATGTACCAGATGGCCAAAAAAGTGTACCAGATTCAGCTGGTACGGATTATAGAACCGGTCTGATTGTGAGTGTCAGTGTTAATGTTCTGCTAGTTATGGGTCTACTTGTACTGGTCGTATTCGCGGTGCGTTGGCGGAGGAGTAACGAGGATTTCTTCTACTCACCACTCTCTGATGGCATTCTGTCCATGACgtga